In Mytilus edulis chromosome 6, xbMytEdul2.2, whole genome shotgun sequence, the following proteins share a genomic window:
- the LOC139528169 gene encoding cyclic GMP-AMP synthase-like receptor yields the protein MACPVCGETRFRSAAQQTCHTAMNHGTHGCGCGYKFTSEEELKAHEKTMKENMKENPCSSCCRSFETNGALNDHQRAKLHDYTKPPNQCDCGKTCKSADGLTQHIRDTQENLNIPDAKYKSKGEYYDAFYKKNVMVSKDDRKESVRKCRDTLNEIMDHVSKQENGKIYSTDIRKAGSHATGTKVNKADEFDVNIALNIPVADVKTKGTVKYIYEDNLNPRDPKSAPPENLNVRREMTAVPKGRQNHIPIGYAAVKAEENAKMTSKVTHNGDIIPRKVQEDLYSKIKTAIKDLNLKDVHISKNSHGPALTLTITGSKGKHDINIDVTTTIGDSHVPVGVYGWPRPDTRKVLSQNTIDRINNVGTHMVPKGGEFWNISHSKAEKELMKGLDTGNQCRRQCYKMLKADLQTWKSQSTDNYPGISSHLLKHAMFWMNERHQPDNKDYWKQENIHTCYTDFLKSFKDHLDQCKLPDYFHPMNNMLGKKDKDVCHRLARCVEDRRNELLHMKLLK from the exons ATGGCATGCCCAGTTTGTGGAGAAACTAGATTTAGGAGCGCAGCGCAGCAAACATGTCACACCGCCATGAATCATGGAACACACGGTTGTGGTTGTGGATACAAGTTTACTTCTGAAGAAGAATTAAAAGCACACGAGAAAACAATGAAAGAAAACATGAAAGAAAATCCTTGCTCAAGTTGCTGTCGGTCATTTGAAACAAATGGGGCATTAAACGATCATCAGAGGGCTAAACTTCATGATTATACTAAACCACCTAATCAGTGTGATTGTGGGAAAACATGTAAATCTGCAGATGGTCTTACTCAACATATTCGCGATACACAAGAAAACTTGAATATACCAGATGCAAAATATAAAAGTAAAGGAGAATACTATGATgcgttttacaaaaaaaatgtcatgGTTAGCAAAGATGATCGTAAAGAGAGCGTTAGAAAGTGTCGTGACACGTTAAACGAAATCATGGATCATGTTAGCAAACAAGAGAATGGCAAAATATACAGTACTGATATTAGAAAAGCTGGAAGTCATGCTACTGGTACAAAGGTTAACAAAGCAGACGAATTTGACGTAAACATCGCTTTGAACATCCCTGTGGCTGACGTGAAGACTAAAGGAACAGTAAAGTATATCTACGAAGATAATTTGAATCCACGCGACCCAAAG AGTGCACCTCCAGAAAACCTTAATGTGAGAAGAGAAATGACTGCCGTTCCAAAAGGTAGACAGAACCACATACCTATCGGATATGCTGCTGTTAAGGCTGAGGAGAATGCAAAGATGACCAGTAAAGTAACACATAATGGAGACATTATACCTAGAAAAGTTCAAGAGGATCTTTACAGCAAGATAAAGACAGCCATCAAAGATTTGAACCTTAAAG ATGTGCATATTTCTAAAAATTCTCATGGTCCAGCACTGACACTGACCATAACTGGCTCAAAAGGGAAACACGATATCAATATAGACGTCACCACAACGATTGGGGATAGTCATGTACCAGTGGGTGTGTATGGTTGGCCTCGTCCTGACACAAGGAAAGTTTTGTCGCAAAATACAATAGATAGAATTAACAACGTCGGAACCCACATGGTCCCTAAAGGAGGTGAATTTTGGAATATATCCCACTCAAAAGCAGAGAAAGAGCTAATGAAAGGATTAGATACTGGGAATCAATGTCGCCGGCAATGTTACAAGATGTTAAAAGCAGACTTACAAACTTGGAAGTCGCAATCCACTGATAATTATCCGGGGATATCATCCCATCTTTTGAAG caCGCAATGTTTTGGATGAACGAGCGACACCAACCCGACAATAAAGATTATTGGAAGCAGGAAAATATTCACACCTGTTATACGGACTTTCTAAAATCATTTAAGGATCATTTGGATCAGTGCAAACTACCCGATTACTTCCATCCCATGAACAATATGCTCGGGAAAAAAGACAAAGACGTGTGTCACAGACTAGCCAGATGTGTGGAAGACAGAAGAAATGAACTTTTACACATGAAGCTTCTTAAATGA